The DNA sequence TCAGTCCATGAAAAATATTTCGCGAGAAAAAATTCTGACCATACCATAAGAAGGACCGTATATTTCTTAGTAAATCACCGATAATGCAATACTTCATCTCTTTCACCGTCCAAATATTCATCCATGAACAGAAAGCCGATCATTGCCGTAATCGGTGACGGATCTCTTCCGAAAAATTCGCATAAAGAGATCTTTGCAGAACAACTCGGCAGTGCCCTCAATGCCGCAGGATACCGGATAATCTGCGGCGGGCTGGGCGGCGTAATGGAGGCTGCCGCTCGCGGGGCTCATGCATCTCCTGTCTATTGCAGCGGGGATGTAATCGGAGTTCTGCCGGGATGCAGTCCTGATGCGGCAAACCCGTACATCGATATTCCGATTGCAACAGGCTTAGATCATGCACGAAATTTTATCGTAGCAAACAGTGATGCGGTGATTGCAATCGGCGGAGGGTCCGGCACCCTCTCGGAGTTATCGTATGCCTGGATTATGCGGCGGCTGATTCTCGCCTACCGCGTTCCGCATCCGGCAGGCTCCTCTGAAACTTTTGCAGACTGGAGTGCGGTTGTTGCCGACAAAAAACTTGATGACAAAGACCGCTGTCCCGAGATACCTGAC is a window from the Methanorbis rubei genome containing:
- a CDS encoding acyl-CoA synthetase — encoded protein: MNRKPIIAVIGDGSLPKNSHKEIFAEQLGSALNAAGYRIICGGLGGVMEAAARGAHASPVYCSGDVIGVLPGCSPDAANPYIDIPIATGLDHARNFIVANSDAVIAIGGGSGTLSELSYAWIMRRLILAYRVPHPAGSSETFADWSAVVADKKLDDKDRCPEIPDDRIYGIDTADDAVNVLAEKLPVYLSRPVCAGKR